Proteins encoded together in one Neisseria lactamica window:
- the pnp gene encoding polyribonucleotide nucleotidyltransferase, with the protein MMFDKHVKTFQYGNQTVTLETGEIARQAAAAVKVSMGDTVVLVAVTTNKEVKEGQDFFPLTVDYLERTYAAGKIPGGFFKREGKQSEKEILTSRLIDRPIRPLFPEGFYHDIQIVAMVVSVDPEIDSDIPAMLGASAALVLSGVPFAGPIGAARVGYVNGVYVLNPTKAELAKSQLDLVVAGTSKAVLMVESEAKILPEDVMLGAVVYGHDQMQAAINAINEFADEVNPEVWDWKAPETNEELVAKVRGIAGETIKEAFKIRQKQARSAKLDEAWNAVKEALLTEETDTLAANEIKGIFKHLEADVVRSQILDGQPRIDGRDTRTVRPLNIQTGVLPRTHGSALFTRGETQALAVATLGTSRDEQIIDALSGEYTDRFMLHYNFPPYSTGEVGRVGAPKRREIGHGRLAKRALLAVLPKPEDFSYTMRVVSEITESNGSSSMASVCGGCLSLLSAGVPLKAHVAGIAMGLILEGNKFAVLTDILGDEDHLGDMDFKVAGTTEGVTALQMDIKIQGITKEIMQIALAQAKEARLHILDQMKAAVAGPQELSAHAPRLFTMKINQDKIREVIGKGGETIRSITAETGTEINIAEDGTITIAATTQEAGDAAKKRIEQITAEVEVGKVYEGTVVKILDNNVGAIVSVMPGKDGLVHISQIAHERVRNVGDYLQVGQVVNVKALEVDDRGRVRLSIKALLDAPVREENAAE; encoded by the coding sequence ATGATGTTCGACAAACACGTTAAGACCTTCCAATACGGTAATCAGACCGTTACCTTGGAAACCGGCGAAATTGCCCGCCAAGCCGCCGCTGCCGTTAAAGTCTCTATGGGCGACACCGTGGTTTTGGTTGCCGTTACCACCAACAAAGAAGTGAAAGAAGGCCAAGACTTCTTCCCCCTGACCGTCGATTATTTGGAACGCACTTACGCCGCAGGTAAAATCCCCGGCGGTTTCTTCAAACGCGAAGGCAAACAAAGCGAAAAAGAAATCCTGACCAGCCGTCTGATCGACCGTCCGATCCGTCCGCTGTTCCCCGAAGGTTTCTACCACGACATCCAAATCGTAGCGATGGTCGTGTCCGTCGATCCTGAAATCGATTCCGACATTCCTGCAATGTTGGGCGCGTCTGCCGCGCTGGTGTTGAGCGGCGTACCGTTTGCCGGTCCGATTGGTGCGGCACGCGTGGGTTATGTAAACGGCGTGTACGTTTTGAACCCGACTAAAGCCGAGTTGGCGAAATCGCAATTGGACTTGGTGGTCGCCGGTACTTCAAAAGCCGTGTTGATGGTGGAATCCGAAGCCAAAATCCTGCCTGAAGACGTGATGTTGGGCGCGGTGGTTTACGGCCACGATCAAATGCAGGCGGCGATTAACGCCATCAATGAGTTTGCCGACGAAGTCAATCCGGAAGTTTGGGATTGGAAAGCACCTGAAACCAATGAGGAACTGGTTGCCAAAGTACGCGGGATTGCCGGCGAAACCATTAAAGAAGCGTTCAAAATCCGTCAGAAACAGGCGCGTTCCGCAAAATTGGACGAAGCTTGGAATGCGGTAAAAGAAGCCTTGCTTACCGAAGAAACCGACACGCTGGCAGCCAACGAAATCAAAGGCATTTTCAAACACTTGGAAGCCGATGTCGTCCGCAGCCAAATTTTGGACGGCCAACCGCGCATCGACGGCCGCGACACCCGCACCGTTCGTCCGTTGAACATTCAAACCGGTGTCTTGCCGCGCACGCACGGTTCTGCACTGTTTACCCGTGGCGAAACCCAAGCTTTGGCGGTTGCAACTTTGGGTACTTCGCGCGACGAGCAAATCATTGACGCGCTGTCCGGCGAATACACCGACCGCTTCATGCTGCACTACAACTTCCCGCCGTACTCTACCGGCGAAGTGGGTCGCGTAGGTGCGCCGAAACGCCGTGAAATCGGCCACGGCCGTTTGGCTAAACGTGCGTTGTTGGCCGTATTGCCGAAACCTGAAGATTTCAGCTACACCATGCGCGTGGTTTCCGAAATTACCGAATCCAACGGCTCTTCCTCTATGGCTTCCGTCTGCGGCGGCTGCCTGAGCCTGCTGTCTGCCGGCGTGCCTTTGAAAGCACACGTTGCCGGTATCGCGATGGGTCTGATTTTGGAGGGCAATAAGTTTGCCGTCCTGACTGATATCTTGGGCGACGAAGACCACTTGGGCGATATGGACTTTAAAGTGGCCGGCACAACCGAAGGCGTAACCGCGCTGCAAATGGACATCAAAATCCAAGGCATTACCAAAGAGATTATGCAAATCGCTTTGGCGCAGGCCAAAGAAGCGCGTCTGCACATCTTGGATCAGATGAAAGCCGCCGTTGCAGGCCCGCAAGAGCTGTCCGCACACGCGCCACGCTTGTTCACGATGAAAATCAACCAAGACAAAATCCGCGAAGTTATCGGTAAGGGCGGCGAAACCATCCGTTCGATTACCGCTGAAACCGGTACGGAAATCAATATTGCCGAAGACGGTACGATTACCATTGCCGCGACGACCCAAGAAGCCGGCGATGCGGCGAAAAAACGCATCGAGCAGATTACTGCCGAAGTGGAAGTGGGCAAAGTGTATGAAGGTACTGTGGTGAAAATCCTCGACAACAACGTCGGCGCGATTGTCAGCGTGATGCCGGGCAAAGACGGTTTGGTACACATCAGCCAAATCGCACACGAGCGCGTACGCAATGTCGGCGATTACCTGCAAGTCGGTCAGGTGGTAAACGTGAAAGCATTGGAAGTGGATGACAGAGGCCGTGTGCGCCTGTCCATCAAAGCCCTGCTGGATGCGCCTGTCCGTGAAGAAAATGCCGCCGAGTAA
- a CDS encoding sulfite exporter TauE/SafE family protein → MNHDITFLTLFLLGFFGGTHCIGMCGGLSSAFALQLPPHINRFWLILLLNTGRIGSYTAIGLMLGLIGQVGVSLDQTRVLQNILYTAANLLLLFLGLYLSGISSLAAKIEKIGKPIWRNLNPILNRLLPIKSIPACLAVGILWGWLPCGLVYSASLYALGSGSAATGGLYMLAFALGTLPNLLAIGIFSLQLKKILQNRYIRLCTGLSVSLWALWKLAVLWL, encoded by the coding sequence ATGAACCACGACATCACTTTCCTCACCCTGTTCCTGCTCGGCTTCTTCGGCGGAACGCACTGCATCGGTATGTGCGGCGGATTAAGCAGCGCGTTTGCGCTCCAACTCCCCCCGCATATCAACCGCTTTTGGCTGATTCTGCTGCTCAACACGGGACGGATAGGCAGCTATACGGCAATCGGCCTGATGCTCGGATTAATCGGACAGGTCGGCGTTTCACTCGACCAAACCCGCGTCCTACAAAATATTTTATACACCGCCGCCAACCTCCTGCTGCTCTTTTTAGGCTTATACTTGAGCGGTATTTCTTCTTTGGCGGCAAAAATCGAGAAAATCGGCAAACCGATATGGCGGAACCTGAACCCGATACTCAACCGGCTGTTACCCATAAAATCCATACCCGCCTGCCTTGCTGTCGGAATATTATGGGGCTGGCTGCCGTGCGGACTGGTTTACAGCGCATCGCTTTACGCGCTGGGAAGCGGTAGTGCGGCAACGGGCGGGTTATATATGCTTGCCTTTGCACTGGGTACGCTGCCCAATCTTTTGGCAATCGGCATTTTTTCCCTACAACTGAAAAAAATCCTGCAAAACCGATATATCCGCCTGTGTACAGGATTATCCGTATCATTATGGGCATTATGGAAGCTTGCCGTCCTGTGGCTGTAA
- a CDS encoding barstar family protein, giving the protein MQLEIIGSKIYTEQDFHNQISKIFSIQNYYGNNLDALWDLLSTNVERPITLVWKDAMFSKNQLKSIFIEIVKVLERVKKQDEDYGFEEKFNYILE; this is encoded by the coding sequence ATGCAATTAGAGATTATCGGTAGTAAAATTTATACGGAACAAGATTTTCATAATCAAATTTCAAAAATATTTTCTATACAAAATTATTATGGGAACAATCTTGATGCTTTGTGGGATTTATTGAGCACAAATGTAGAACGACCGATTACTTTGGTATGGAAAGATGCTATGTTCTCAAAAAATCAATTAAAAAGTATATTTATTGAAATAGTAAAGGTTCTAGAAAGAGTTAAGAAACAAGATGAGGATTATGGATTCGAAGAAAAATTTAATTATATTTTAGAGTAA
- the dapF gene encoding diaminopimelate epimerase: protein MKTLKFTKMHGLGNDFMVIDAVSQDFTPEDAPIAEWADRFRGVGFDQLLVVGRSETEGVDFRYRIFNADGSEVEQCGNGARCFARFVTDKGLTDKKEICVETAKGVIFPKLSDNGMVTVNMGKPKFMPSEIPFVPESGEGDDACIYGVHLESGIQPVSCVNMGNPHAVIVVDDVECAPVRETGPLIEAHRQFPERVNVGFMQVVGRTEIRLRVFERGVGETQACGTGACAAVAAGIRLGLLDEGKTIEAVLPGGTLYIEWVRGGDVMMTGPAETVFEGELAYS from the coding sequence ATGAAAACTTTAAAATTTACCAAAATGCACGGTTTGGGCAACGATTTTATGGTGATTGACGCGGTCAGTCAGGATTTTACCCCGGAGGACGCGCCGATTGCGGAATGGGCAGACCGCTTCCGGGGCGTGGGCTTCGACCAGCTTTTGGTGGTCGGGCGTTCGGAAACCGAAGGCGTGGATTTCCGTTACCGTATTTTCAATGCCGACGGCAGCGAGGTCGAGCAATGCGGCAACGGAGCGCGTTGTTTTGCCCGTTTTGTCACAGACAAGGGTTTGACCGATAAGAAAGAAATTTGCGTTGAAACGGCGAAGGGCGTTATTTTTCCGAAACTGTCCGATAACGGTATGGTTACGGTCAATATGGGCAAACCGAAGTTTATGCCGTCTGAAATACCGTTTGTCCCCGAATCGGGCGAGGGGGATGATGCCTGTATTTACGGGGTGCATCTCGAATCCGGCATTCAGCCTGTCAGTTGCGTCAATATGGGCAACCCCCATGCGGTGATTGTGGTGGATGACGTGGAATGCGCGCCGGTGCGCGAAACCGGTCCGCTTATCGAAGCGCACAGGCAGTTTCCCGAACGCGTCAACGTCGGCTTTATGCAGGTTGTCGGCCGAACCGAGATTCGTTTGCGCGTGTTCGAGCGCGGCGTGGGCGAAACCCAAGCTTGCGGTACGGGCGCGTGTGCGGCTGTGGCGGCGGGTATCCGTTTGGGGCTGTTGGATGAAGGGAAAACGATAGAGGCGGTTTTGCCGGGCGGAACTTTATATATCGAATGGGTCCGCGGCGGCGATGTGATGATGACCGGCCCTGCGGAAACCGTGTTTGAAGGCGAGTTGGCGTATTCATGA
- the cysK gene encoding cysteine synthase A yields MKIANSITELIGNTPLVKLNRLTEGLKAEVAVKLEFFNPGSSVKDRIAEAMIEAAEKAGKINKNTVIVEATSGNTGIGLAMVCAARGYKLAITMPESMSKERKMLLRAFGAELILTPAAEGMAGAIAKAQSLVDAHPDTYFMPRQFDNEANPEVHRKTTAEEIWRDTDGKVDVFVAGVGTGGTVTGVGEVLKKYKPEVKVVAVEPEASPVLSGGEKGPHPIQGIGAGFIPTVLNTKIYDSIAKVPNEAAFETARAMAEKEGILVGISSGAAVWSALQLAKQPENEGKLIVVLLPSYGERYLSTPLFADLA; encoded by the coding sequence ATGAAAATTGCAAACAGCATCACCGAATTGATCGGCAACACCCCCTTGGTCAAATTGAACCGCCTGACCGAAGGACTGAAGGCGGAAGTTGCCGTGAAGCTGGAATTTTTCAATCCGGGCAGCAGCGTGAAAGACCGCATTGCCGAAGCAATGATTGAGGCTGCCGAGAAAGCGGGCAAAATCAACAAAAACACCGTCATTGTCGAAGCAACCAGCGGCAATACGGGTATCGGTTTGGCGATGGTATGTGCGGCACGCGGCTACAAACTGGCGATTACCATGCCGGAAAGCATGAGCAAAGAGCGCAAAATGCTGTTGCGCGCGTTTGGCGCGGAGCTGATTCTGACCCCCGCCGCCGAAGGTATGGCGGGCGCGATTGCCAAAGCGCAATCCTTGGTGGACGCGCATCCCGACACTTATTTTATGCCGCGCCAGTTCGACAATGAGGCAAACCCAGAAGTCCACCGCAAAACAACTGCCGAGGAAATTTGGCGGGATACGGACGGCAAAGTCGATGTCTTCGTTGCCGGTGTCGGCACGGGCGGTACGGTAACCGGCGTGGGCGAAGTATTGAAAAAATACAAACCCGAAGTTAAAGTGGTTGCCGTCGAGCCTGAGGCTTCCCCCGTATTGAGCGGCGGCGAAAAAGGCCCGCACCCGATTCAAGGTATCGGCGCCGGTTTTATCCCGACTGTTTTGAATACCAAAATCTACGACAGCATCGCCAAAGTCCCGAACGAAGCGGCGTTTGAAACCGCCCGCGCAATGGCGGAAAAAGAAGGCATTTTGGTGGGCATTTCTTCCGGCGCGGCGGTTTGGAGCGCGTTGCAGCTTGCCAAACAGCCTGAAAACGAAGGCAAATTGATAGTCGTGTTGCTGCCTTCTTATGGCGAACGCTATCTTTCCACGCCCCTGTTTGCCGATTTGGCGTAA
- a CDS encoding DMT family transporter: MGRGGDIVDGKKYAAPLLVLGCVVFGLGSLIVRFVHVGPYAIAFWRLLISVFVFWFLARFFGQKFPKNRKTVRYALTAGVFLAFDLALWHESIHAVGPGISTLLNSLQIFFLSAIGVFFFGERLGRLQAASLMSAVAGVAMIAGAEFGYNGNAVWGFASGLVSGLMLALSMVFVRKTHEVEPVALFPSMMILSLGGAVSLLVPALLMDGGALYPTTWKDAGLVLVYGVVMQCFAWAMVAYAIPLLSLSLTGLLLLSEPVAALVIDYFVLGKPIEGVQWAGVALTLSAIYLGSLEQQSEP; encoded by the coding sequence ATGGGGAGAGGAGGGGATATTGTGGACGGCAAAAAATATGCCGCACCATTGCTGGTGCTGGGTTGCGTGGTGTTCGGTCTGGGCAGCCTGATTGTCAGATTCGTCCACGTCGGCCCGTATGCAATCGCATTTTGGCGGTTGCTGATTTCGGTGTTCGTATTTTGGTTTTTGGCACGGTTTTTCGGGCAAAAATTCCCAAAAAACAGGAAAACCGTCCGATATGCCCTGACGGCGGGCGTGTTCCTTGCTTTCGATTTGGCGTTGTGGCACGAAAGCATACACGCGGTCGGGCCGGGTATTTCCACCCTGCTCAACAGCCTGCAAATCTTTTTCTTGTCCGCAATCGGTGTTTTCTTTTTCGGCGAGCGTTTGGGCAGGCTGCAAGCGGCAAGCTTGATGTCGGCGGTTGCCGGCGTGGCGATGATTGCCGGTGCGGAATTCGGATACAACGGCAATGCGGTTTGGGGGTTTGCCAGCGGTTTGGTGTCGGGACTGATGCTTGCCCTGTCGATGGTGTTCGTCCGCAAGACTCATGAAGTCGAGCCGGTGGCACTTTTCCCTTCAATGATGATTTTGAGTTTGGGCGGCGCGGTATCGCTGCTTGTTCCGGCATTGTTGATGGACGGCGGCGCGCTTTATCCGACGACTTGGAAAGATGCCGGTTTGGTGCTTGTGTACGGCGTGGTGATGCAGTGCTTCGCGTGGGCGATGGTTGCCTATGCGATTCCGCTGCTTTCCCTGTCGCTGACGGGGCTGCTGCTTTTGTCCGAACCGGTTGCCGCCTTGGTCATCGATTATTTTGTATTGGGCAAACCGATTGAAGGCGTGCAGTGGGCAGGGGTGGCACTGACGCTCTCGGCAATTTACCTCGGTTCGCTGGAACAGCAGTCCGAGCCTTGA
- the lepB gene encoding signal peptidase I, giving the protein MNTMLMSGAAAALLAGIILYFKSDKKRQENGEWSSGLEYAYILTAVGVFAALSLFMSFTAVFLIFVVLCGTAWGVYKYRLKTHPEISESSHFGDYFGGFFPTVLVLFLIRSFIAEPFQIPSSSMRPGLIKGDFILVGKFSYGLRVPVLNNVFIPTGKIERGDVVVFNYPLQPEMTYIKRIVGIPGDVVEYRDKVLTVNGKPASEIPNGTYRYPDDTDPSEIHNTDMFRSGLDGKSFNILKKEGQPAVSLPVLGKYTSDIMSENGYSIEQSGLEHCQYADDGSGFVCKVPEGRYFAMGDNRDNSADSRYWGFVDDKLVVGKAMFILMNFGDFGRVGTAIR; this is encoded by the coding sequence ATGAACACAATGCTAATGTCGGGCGCGGCTGCCGCGCTGCTTGCCGGCATCATCCTTTATTTCAAAAGCGACAAGAAGCGGCAGGAAAACGGTGAATGGAGTTCCGGCCTCGAATACGCCTATATCCTGACGGCGGTCGGCGTGTTTGCCGCTTTGTCCCTGTTTATGAGCTTTACCGCCGTTTTCCTGATTTTCGTTGTATTGTGCGGTACGGCTTGGGGGGTATATAAATACCGCCTGAAGACTCATCCCGAAATCTCGGAAAGCAGCCACTTCGGCGATTATTTCGGCGGTTTCTTCCCTACCGTTTTGGTATTGTTCCTCATCCGGTCGTTTATTGCCGAACCGTTCCAAATTCCATCCAGCTCGATGCGCCCGGGCCTGATCAAGGGCGATTTCATTTTGGTCGGCAAATTTTCCTACGGCTTGCGCGTACCCGTTTTAAACAATGTATTTATCCCCACAGGCAAAATCGAACGGGGCGATGTCGTTGTTTTTAATTATCCTCTGCAGCCGGAGATGACCTACATCAAGCGTATTGTCGGCATTCCGGGCGATGTGGTCGAATATCGGGATAAAGTTCTGACGGTAAATGGAAAACCGGCTTCCGAAATTCCTAACGGCACATACCGTTATCCCGACGACACCGACCCTTCCGAAATCCACAACACGGATATGTTCCGCAGCGGTTTGGACGGCAAATCCTTCAATATTCTAAAAAAAGAAGGACAGCCTGCCGTTTCCCTACCCGTATTGGGCAAATATACCTCCGATATTATGTCTGAAAACGGATATTCCATAGAGCAAAGCGGTTTGGAACACTGCCAATATGCCGACGACGGCAGCGGTTTCGTGTGCAAAGTTCCCGAAGGACGCTATTTCGCTATGGGCGACAACCGCGACAACAGTGCCGATTCGCGCTACTGGGGATTTGTGGATGACAAGCTGGTTGTCGGCAAGGCAATGTTCATTTTGATGAACTTCGGCGATTTCGGCAGAGTCGGCACGGCAATCCGTTAG
- the lepA gene encoding translation elongation factor 4: protein MKNIRNFSIIAHIDHGKSTLADRFIQYCGGLDLREMSTQVLDSMDIEKERGITIKAQTAALNYKARDGQVYQLNLIDTPGHVDFSYEVSRSLSACEGALLVVDASQGVEAQTVANCYTAIDLGVEVVPVLNKIDLPAADPERVEQEIEDIIGIDAVGAVQCSAKSGIGVEDVLEEIVAKIPAPTGDENAPLQAVIVDSWFDNYVGVVMLIRVKNGIIKLKDKVRFMSTKAETQVEQLGVFTPKSVQKQELKAGEVGFLITGVKELGQAKVGDTVTLVANPASEPLPGFQEVQSQVFAGLYPVESHDYEALRDALEKLQLNDASLKFEPEVSQALGFGFRCGFLGLLHLEIVQERLEREFDMDLITTAPTVVYEVVLKSGEKIEVENPSKLPDIGSIETILEPIITATILVPQEYVGNVMTLCNQKRGVQANMQYMGRQVMLTYDLPMNEVVMDFFDKLKSTSRGYASLDYHFKEFQPSDLIKLDIMVNGEKVDALSLIVHRQSAVHRGRELASKMRELIPRQMFDIAVQAAIGSQIIARENVKALRKNVLAKCYGGDITRKKKLLEKQKAGKRRMKQVGNVEIPQSAFLAILQVSDK, encoded by the coding sequence ATGAAAAATATCCGAAATTTCTCCATCATCGCCCACATCGACCACGGCAAATCGACGCTTGCCGACCGCTTCATCCAATATTGCGGCGGCTTGGATTTGCGCGAAATGAGTACGCAGGTGCTCGACTCTATGGACATCGAAAAAGAGCGCGGCATCACCATCAAAGCACAAACCGCCGCACTCAACTACAAAGCACGCGACGGGCAGGTGTATCAGCTTAATTTGATTGACACGCCGGGACACGTCGACTTCTCTTATGAAGTATCCCGTTCGCTGTCCGCCTGCGAAGGCGCGCTTTTGGTGGTTGACGCGTCGCAGGGCGTGGAAGCGCAAACCGTGGCGAACTGTTACACCGCGATTGATTTGGGTGTGGAAGTCGTGCCGGTTTTGAACAAAATCGACCTGCCCGCCGCCGACCCCGAACGCGTGGAACAGGAAATCGAAGACATCATCGGCATCGATGCCGTCGGCGCGGTGCAGTGTTCCGCCAAAAGCGGTATCGGCGTGGAAGATGTTTTGGAAGAAATTGTTGCCAAAATCCCTGCGCCGACCGGCGACGAAAACGCGCCGCTGCAAGCCGTTATCGTCGATTCGTGGTTTGACAACTATGTCGGCGTGGTTATGCTGATCCGTGTGAAAAACGGCATCATCAAGCTGAAAGACAAAGTGCGCTTTATGAGCACCAAAGCGGAAACGCAGGTCGAGCAGCTGGGCGTATTCACACCGAAATCGGTTCAAAAACAAGAACTGAAAGCCGGCGAAGTAGGCTTTTTGATTACCGGTGTAAAAGAATTGGGACAGGCGAAAGTCGGCGATACGGTTACTTTGGTTGCCAATCCTGCCTCTGAACCGCTGCCCGGTTTCCAAGAAGTGCAAAGCCAGGTATTCGCCGGACTTTATCCCGTAGAAAGCCACGACTACGAAGCCTTGCGCGATGCTTTGGAAAAATTGCAGCTGAACGATGCTTCGTTGAAATTCGAGCCTGAAGTTTCCCAAGCATTGGGCTTCGGCTTCCGTTGCGGCTTCTTGGGTCTGTTGCACTTGGAAATCGTGCAGGAACGCCTGGAACGCGAGTTCGATATGGATTTGATTACCACCGCGCCGACGGTGGTTTATGAAGTCGTGTTGAAAAGCGGCGAAAAAATCGAAGTCGAAAATCCGTCCAAACTGCCCGACATCGGCAGCATCGAAACCATACTCGAGCCAATTATTACCGCAACCATCCTTGTGCCGCAGGAATATGTCGGCAATGTCATGACTTTGTGCAACCAAAAGCGCGGCGTGCAGGCCAATATGCAATATATGGGCCGCCAAGTCATGCTGACTTATGATTTACCCATGAACGAAGTGGTGATGGATTTTTTCGACAAACTCAAATCCACTTCGCGCGGCTATGCTTCGTTGGACTACCATTTCAAAGAGTTCCAACCGTCTGATTTGATTAAGCTGGATATTATGGTCAACGGCGAAAAAGTCGATGCCTTAAGCCTGATTGTGCATCGTCAAAGCGCCGTTCACCGAGGCCGCGAGCTGGCATCGAAAATGCGCGAACTGATTCCGCGCCAAATGTTCGACATCGCCGTCCAAGCCGCCATCGGCAGCCAGATTATCGCCCGCGAAAACGTCAAAGCCCTGCGTAAAAACGTTTTGGCGAAATGTTACGGCGGCGACATTACCCGTAAGAAAAAACTGCTTGAAAAGCAAAAGGCAGGCAAACGCCGTATGAAACAAGTGGGCAACGTGGAAATTCCGCAAAGCGCGTTCTTGGCGATTTTGCAGGTGAGCGACAAATAA
- a CDS encoding 5'-methylthioadenosine/adenosylhomocysteine nucleosidase, giving the protein MSLKTVAVIGAMEQEIELLREAADNVKTLSFGQFTAYEGHLSGRRTVLALSGIGKVNAAVATAWLIHQFAPDCVINTGSAGGLGKGLKVGDVVVGTETAHHDVDVTAFGYAWGQVPQLPARFASDGVLIEAAKRAARTFEGAAVEQGLIVSGDRFVHSSEGVAEIRSRFPEVKAVEMEAAAIAQTCHRLDTPFVIIRAVSDSADEKADISFDEFLKTAAASSAKMVAEIVKSL; this is encoded by the coding sequence ATGTCTTTGAAAACAGTGGCCGTTATCGGCGCGATGGAACAAGAAATCGAGCTTTTGCGCGAGGCGGCAGACAATGTAAAAACCTTGTCTTTCGGTCAATTTACCGCCTACGAAGGGCATTTGTCGGGCAGGCGCACCGTGCTTGCCTTAAGCGGCATCGGCAAGGTCAACGCGGCAGTTGCAACGGCCTGGCTTATCCATCAGTTCGCACCGGACTGCGTCATCAACACCGGCAGCGCGGGCGGCTTGGGCAAGGGTTTGAAAGTCGGCGACGTGGTTGTCGGCACGGAAACCGCGCACCACGATGTCGATGTAACGGCGTTCGGCTATGCTTGGGGGCAAGTGCCGCAACTGCCGGCAAGGTTTGCTTCAGACGGCGTTTTGATTGAAGCGGCAAAACGGGCGGCGCGGACGTTTGAAGGCGCGGCGGTAGAACAAGGCCTGATTGTCAGCGGCGACCGCTTCGTCCACAGCAGCGAAGGCGTGGCGGAAATCCGCAGCCGGTTCCCCGAAGTCAAGGCGGTGGAAATGGAAGCGGCGGCAATCGCCCAAACCTGCCACCGGCTCGACACGCCGTTCGTCATCATCCGCGCGGTTTCCGATTCGGCGGATGAAAAAGCAGACATCAGCTTTGACGAATTTTTGAAAACGGCGGCGGCAAGTTCCGCAAAAATGGTGGCAGAGATTGTCAAATCTTTATAA
- a CDS encoding PilT/PilU family type 4a pilus ATPase: MFAGENMTAKEELFAWLRHMNKNKGSDLFVTTHFPPAMKLDGKITRITDTPLTAEKCMEIAFSIMSAKQAEEFSSTNECNFAISLPDTSRFRVNAMIQRGATALVFRAITSKIPKFESLNLPPVLKDVALKKRGLVIFVGGTGSGKSTSLASLIDYRNENSFGHIITIEDPIEFVHEHKNCIITQREVGVDTENWMAALKNTLRQAPDVILIGEIRDRETMDYAIAFAETGHLCMATLHANSTNQALDRIINFFPEERREQLLTDLSLNLQAFISQRLVPRDGGKGRVAAVEVLLNSPLISELIHNGNIHEIKEVMKKSTTLGMQTFDQHLYQLYEKGDISLQDALKNADSAHDLRLAVQLRSRRAQSSGPDLELL; this comes from the coding sequence ATGTTTGCCGGTGAAAATATGACTGCAAAGGAAGAACTGTTCGCCTGGCTGCGCCATATGAACAAAAACAAAGGTTCCGACCTGTTTGTGACGACCCATTTCCCGCCCGCGATGAAGCTGGACGGCAAAATTACCCGCATCACGGATACGCCGCTGACGGCGGAAAAATGTATGGAAATCGCCTTTTCGATTATGAGTGCGAAGCAGGCGGAAGAATTTTCATCGACCAACGAGTGCAACTTCGCCATCAGCCTGCCGGACACCAGCCGCTTCCGCGTCAATGCGATGATACAGCGCGGCGCAACGGCGTTGGTATTCCGCGCGATTACCAGCAAGATTCCCAAGTTTGAAAGCCTGAACCTGCCGCCTGTCTTGAAGGATGTCGCGCTGAAAAAACGCGGGCTGGTTATTTTTGTCGGCGGCACCGGCTCGGGCAAATCGACTTCGCTTGCCTCGCTTATCGATTACCGCAATGAAAATTCGTTCGGACACATCATCACCATCGAAGACCCGATCGAATTTGTCCACGAACACAAAAACTGCATCATCACCCAGCGCGAGGTTGGCGTGGATACGGAAAACTGGATGGCGGCGTTGAAAAACACGCTGCGGCAGGCACCCGATGTCATCCTTATCGGCGAAATCCGCGACCGCGAAACAATGGACTACGCCATTGCCTTTGCCGAAACGGGGCATTTGTGTATGGCGACGCTGCACGCCAACAGCACCAATCAGGCACTCGACCGCATCATCAACTTTTTCCCCGAGGAGCGGCGCGAACAATTGCTGACGGATTTGTCGCTCAACCTTCAGGCGTTTATTTCGCAACGCCTCGTTCCGCGAGACGGCGGCAAGGGCAGGGTGGCGGCAGTCGAGGTGCTGCTCAATTCGCCCCTAATTTCGGAGTTGATTCACAACGGCAACATCCATGAAATCAAAGAAGTGATGAAAAAATCCACTACCCTGGGTATGCAGACCTTCGACCAACACCTTTACCAATTGTATGAAAAAGGCGATATTTCCTTGCAGGATGCCTTGAAAAATGCCGATTCGGCGCATGATTTGCGTTTGGCTGTTCAGTTGAGAAGCCGCCGCGCGCAAAGTTCCGGACCGGATTTGGAATTGCTCTGA